Within Cucumis melo cultivar AY chromosome 4, USDA_Cmelo_AY_1.0, whole genome shotgun sequence, the genomic segment ATCCAATCGTAGAACCTGAATATCAAAGTCTCACTCTAGATGAGAGTCTAAAAAATCTTCCCTGAGGGCTTCAATTTCCTTCCAGAAGACctcaaaaaaacaagaaaaattctATGAGTTTATTTTAGTAAACACCAAGTCTGTAGAAATAACTTATGTCCTAAATAAAAATGATCCTTAAAAAATtgcttatttaaaattaaaattttctaaaGCAATCAATCCAATCCATTGGAATCAAGAAATTTTTACAGAAAAAGTCCTTTCAAAGCTTTTTATTCCTCAATCTTACTCTTACCAAGATTTCATCAAAGCTTGGTATTTTGGTTTTCAATTAGGAACAATTCATGATTCATTTTCTTTTGCTAAAACGCCTACAAAATCAATTTTCCTTTATGGTTCATTCGATGGTGGAATGTTTTTTGTCTTACAAACAATATTTTACCAACACCAATTCAAGaatcttgtttttatttttcaagaaCAATTCAAAAGAATTCATTTCATAATTTGACGAGATTCTGCCTTTATTTCCAAATTCCATGGATATTTTGTTGGAGCTTCAATACAACATCATATCCTCAATACAAAATGCTAGTTAAAAATCTGAAGATCTAATCGTGGGTAAAATACAATTTTCAGCATGTCACCATTAAACACATGAAAGAATGGTTCGCAGAGAACGATTATCTACAAGACATTGATCACAGAAAGAACACCAAGTTtctaaaatgataaatcaaaacTTCTTGCAGCACTTGGTCAGGCCATAACTAATGCAAATTTCCAAAGGTCATTATCAACAACAGTAAATGCATCCTCATCTTTCTTCATATAGAAAGACGAAGAACAAGCAGAGCCAAAATACAATTTGGACAACCCATTTCACGACTCACAGTCTATGTGAGCTCCGAATCCATATACTTGTTAAAGAAAAATAGGAGTATTCTGAAGAAGATTTCTATTCAATTATTATATTAGTTAAAAATACGTAATGTGTATTCGCATCCCTTGTGTAATTGATGAGTAAACTTTGTAAATATTCTAGTTTACTCTACAAATATTTTTGTCATTCATAAATCTAggaaaaaattgaagacaaCAAGCGTAATTCAAGATCGAGTCCCAAGAGCTAAAatgaaattgtttatatttcATGGAGTGTTTGATTACGCTTGATGGTCCCGACTGTAAATCGCAATAGACCGCAGTGAGTTTGTTGGTAAGTCTATAATCCGCTAGAAGAAATACGATTAATGGTATACAAAATTACTACTAGCAAAAAAGTACAATAAATATTCTTCAAGAATGAAAAGAACACTTCAATTATTCCTTGAATTAATGGTTGACAAACTCATCTTCGTGCCATAAGTCTTCGTATATTATATGTAGATAATAATTATGTGAATAATAAATATGTAATTTATTAATGcacataaaatataaaataatataattgtaATGGTAAGTATTAGGTGACATAAAGAGGCGGTGGAATTTTCCACCCATTTCTCAATTTGCTTTCATTTTAGGTACGTAGGTGGGTTCATAAAAATATCCaccttttatattttttataaataattttagatTCTAGGTTTTTAAGATCAACACCGATCTTATAACACAAGGGATCCTATCCTTTTTTATTCgatttttatcttctttttcaaaatgATCTTGTCTCTATTCGATCTTGTCCATTAATTAAGTTGTAATTCAAATCACGTTGCGAAATATTATCGAGCTACTAAACAATAAGCTCGTAATATTCCAACTTCATTCTAGTAAACTATCGACCCTAACTCTCTTTGTGGTTAACATCGAGCAATTGGTATCATTCAATAAAGTTCAAGGTCATTACAGTTGATTTTAAATGTCATTTATGGAGAAAAGAGTTTCAAGATTTTAGTTCCAATGGTAATGAATTGAAAGTGAGTAAAAAAATAAGCACTGGGACGATTGATATAGCAGCACATGCATAGGTCCTAATAACGTTGAATCAATGTCACAAGGAGTCCAATGGCATTGAGATGCGAAGTGTTGGATCTTCCATGGATGCCAACAATCTTCAACCCAGCTGTTGGGAAGGAAAAATTGGTTCCATCTTCATTCCCAAATGGCCCATAACTAGTTTTACTGGTTTCAAAAGTCAAGGATCGGATCACAATTGTACCCAGTTCAGATTTATAGTAGCCATGAATCGAAACTAGATACTCATTTGGAAATTCAAAAACAACCTACAAAAGATTAAGAGTCTATTTAGATTAACTTTTTAAATGTTCAAAAAATCAATAATTAttcaataataacaaaaattaaCCTGGGATGGAGAACCTTCGTCTCCACCATGTTTGTTAGACCAAACAAAATGTCCATTCTCATCCACATATTCCATTTGGATAGAAACAATCCGATGTTCATCATTATGAATCAACAACTGTTTGATTGCTTGAAAAGTCTCACTCCATGGTTCCCCATCTTTCCCACCATATTCTCCCAAACTAAAATGCTCATTAATTTCAACTTCcgtaatttcaaatttatgttgaGCAGGTTGCACCAATTGGGAAGAAGAAATTGGTTGTACATAGATTCCAATTGCATCAAGAAACCAACCAGAACTCCCATGGAATCCAACGATCTTCGCCTCCACGATTGGGAAGGAATATTTGGTTCCTTCTTCCATCCCAAATGGTCCGTAAGTTTTTCTATTACTTTCAAGAGTTAGCGATCGAATCACtgtagttggagttggaactctCTTCTCCATTATGTGCGCTAAGTCGCTGTAGTAGCCATAGATTGAAATCAGGTACTCGTTTGGATAATCTAAAACAACCTGCAATTTATCACTCGATTCCAATAAAGTGAATAGATATTTAGAAGTACTGGAGAGAGAATAATTTAGGGGTTGCTGTGTTGTAACCTCAGAAGTGGAACCCCTGTTTCCACCATGCTTGGGCTTCCAAATTGATTCACCATTATTGTCATACTCGATGTTAACTGAGTGGATACATTTATCATGAGTAATCACGATTTGTCTGATGGTGGAATGAGCTCCGTCATCCCAAGGACGCGGAGCCTCTTCACAGCCTCGTATCCCAATCTTCACCACCACCACCTCATCTTCCTGCACCAACGGAAAGCTAAATCAGAGAGACTCCCGAGGACCGAACAAGAGCTAATGTATATTTACCATTTTCTGTATTGTAGGCACTGCCAAATATCCGCAATTGTGAGAAAGGATAAGAAAGCATAAGGTTGAGATTGAGAGAGATTTTCGTGAGATTAATAAATTGGTTTGATTGTGATGTAAATCAAACACAGCCACGGTGTGGTAGAGAAATTAGTTTTGAAGGATAGATACAACGGCTGTCTACATAAATGACCAAATTTAATGTTCTCACACAAATAGCAACCAAGAAATCATAAGAGATATTggataaaaaaatttagaaaaaaacagtccatatcatatattttttttgcaTAATGCGAATATGGTAAATATGATGCTATTGGACGGTTATGAGAGGAATATCGGAAAGGTTATCGAAAGACTACCAGAGGATTATTAGAGGGttatccgcttttaaatttgctacttttgtaatttaaaaatatagtgACATGAACtctattttaataattttttttgttatttttgcaaaagtcccaaattataattaaaataaaagggggattatcaataaaaaatttgacaaaatatttacaaaaatatagttaaatttcaaattctaaaaatagatACCGATATACTTTTATGAATGACATTTAATACATAGTAATAGAAGTTTATAGTGCGAAtccaaaatttatatatatatatatatatatatatataaatattttccattataaaattgtcaaaatataaaataaaagtacgatattataaaagaaaaatgatcttttcaaaaatataaaaaaacgacaaagtatttacactgtatagaataattacgatcgtttagatttgactaatttgttacacgatcgtttaattaattgggttacacgatcatttagatttggctacacaattgtgtagatttggctaccccaaatctaaacaattttttttttcaaaatctggtatgtcatcgtttagatttggctacacgattgtttagatttggggttccaatttaaacgatctttttttcaaaatttggtatacgatcatttagatttggctcatAGAGGATTTAAACTCTTATAGGAAATGTTTTGAATATTATGATGCTAATCAAGAAGAAATATTCATTTAAGGGTTGTTTTGTTATAGATAATAAATGATTTTCTTGCATATGGAAATTTTAGTTGATGTAGTGTGaaagggtataaggcatgcTCAATTTGTGTAGATAATACATTCTCTATAAGACTAAAATATCAGATGAAAATGACATACCTTGGACATCGAAGATTTCTAGCATGCAACCATCCATACCTGCGTCAAAAGAAGTCATTTAATAGTGAAAATGAGCTTAAAACAATTTTAGAACCTTTGTCTGGAGAGGTTATATATTTATGAATAAAAGACCTTGAATTTCCAAGAGAAAAGAGAAGACAAAAAACAACCTATGAAAGGAAGTACAAGGAGATGTTGGAACAGAGTGTCTTTGTTTTTTAAGCTACCATATTGGAAAgatcttcatgttagacattgtcTAGATGTGATGCACATTAAAAAAAAGCTTTTATGAATATATTGGGTACACTTCTTGATATTCCTGAAAAAATTAAGGACAGTTTGAATGATAGACGTGATTTAgtccatttgaaaatttgattaGAGCTTGCATCTATCAACggtgaaaaaaaaatcttcattcCGCCTGCTTGTTATACTtttacaaaggaagaaaaatgttGTGTTTTGAAGACATTGTCAGAAGCAAAGGTACCAGAAGGTTATTCTTCCAATGTTAAAAACTTTGTGTCGATGACTGATTTCAAAATTAATGgtttaaaatctcatgattgtcaCGTGCTTTTACAACAATTGTTTCCTATTGCGATAAGATATGTGCTCTCAAAATATGTTCGGTATGTCATCACTCGATTGTGTATATTTTTCAATCTGATATGTAATAAAGTTGTTGATGTGCAACAACTgaaaaagttggaagaagatattgTGGTGACTGTGTGTTTGCTAAAGAAATACTTTCCTCCTTCCTTTTTCACCATTATGATGCATCTTACTGTATACATTGTAAGGGAAATCAAATTTTGTGGCCATGTATATCCTAGATTGATGTTTCCTTTCGAAAGATACATAAAAGTTCTCAAAAACAATGTGAGAAATAGACATCGTCCAAAGGGTTGTATTGTAGAAATTTATATAGTAGAAGTAGCTATTGAGTTTTGTTCAAACTTCTTATCTGGGGTTGATACTGTTTGGCTAGGCATTAACAAATTAGATGCATCTTAGATAATTCAAGTTTTGGTAGACCATTGTCTGCAAGAGTTTCCTTCAGACCTAAACAAGATCTTTTATACCAAGCTCATCGGTATGTTTTGGCTAATACAATTGAGGTGCAACTATATATAGAGTAAGTTAAAGTTTCAATTATCTtgtcttttgttttttatttaattaatgacATAAACATAACTATATATTACAATGTTTTAATGTTCAAGTAAACATGTGGAGGTATTGCAATTGAAATACCCAAATAAGGTTCTTCAAAAAAAATGGATTCAAGAAGAACACAATCAAACTTTCAATTGTTGTCGTCTTCTTTTGATTTACGTAGAGAAACTGGTTTGTACTAGGCATTTTGGTTATTTGGGTTATTTAGGTACACAAACaagttttatgaaattaagttatatgaaaataatatacttGTATTCTTTCTATGTAATGGTCATTGGGCACTACTGGCTATTAACGCATACAATGACACAATCTATTATCTTGACTCACTTCGAATAACATCAAGAGTAGATATTAGATATGTAACTAACATGTAAGTAAGCTTCTTTCATATATGGTGTTTTCAGTCTTAAAGTTCACTTCATTATAACGTGTagttgtttcttggcaatagTGCTATTACTATCTTGCTCTCTCAGAAAAATATTCAAACAAATCGTAAACAACcaatatgaaaaacaatgaagGTAAGTGTACTCATATTTATTCATTAACATGTACTCATATTTATTCATTAACGTATGATTatttcttggcaatatgcattatattaggtattatgtgattgtttcttggcaatacGCGTTATATTGAATACTATGTGGTTttttcttggcaatatgcattatattgggtactatgggattgtttcttggcaatatgcattatattcGGTACTATGTAGCTGTTTCTTGACActatgcattatattgggttttatgtgattgtttcttggcaatacGGATTATATTGAATactatgtggttgtttcttTGCAATATGCATCATATTGAGTACTAAGTgattgtttcttggcaatatgcattGTATTGAATACTATGTgattgtttcttggcaatatgcattatTTCGGGTactatgtggttgtttcttggcaatatgcattatattgggtagtatgtgattgtttcttggcaatatgcattAATATTGGGTACTATGTGGTCatttcttggcaatatgcattatattgggtactatgtgattgtttcttggcaatatgaattatattggatactatgtggttgtttcttggcaatatgcattatattgggtacTATGTGATTGTGTCTTggcaatatacattatattgaATACTATGTGATTGTTTTTTGGTAATATTTACAGTGTCCTTTGCAAGTTGGAGTAGTTGAATATGGGTACTATGTGATGAGATACATGAGAGATATAATCACTAATGTGAGCATAGTAGTCACAGATTCGGTATGGTGtgtttaaatgattgtttgaattattttatataatttaaataatcaaaGTATTAACATCAATATTTTGGGTTTCATATCAGATATTTGATACAAGAACCTCATATAGTCAACTCGAGTTGGATGAAGTGAAAATGGAGGTTTATGATTTTTTGGGTGTCGACATGTGATTATGGTGGTAGCTAAGTTCTTTTGGTTCAGATAGACAAATTTTGTTGATACTGGATATAGGTGAactagttttgttgatattttgttgATACAGGATATAGGTGAACTAGTTTTATTGATATTTTGTTGGTAGTGGATATTGGGGAACTAGTTTTGTTGATAGTTGATATAGGTTAAACACAAGCTTTTATATGATACACATTTAGGCTAcacatatattttgttttaatcgACATAGATGAAAAGTTTATGCTATTGTTAGAAGTTTGGGTTGCACatatatatgttgtaattaagTATGTAATGACCAACTTATATATGTATTGTTCATTGATATATAAATATGTAATTTCTTTGATGGAAAGTTTGAATTGATTTCAATTGTTTAATTAGTGTGTATTTTAATGTTGTTCGACTTCCAAACAGGTGTAGGATAAATTATATGGATATTTTACAATATATAATTTtccatttgaaaattaaaaaaaaaaaaaagaaaaacttgacATGTAAGGTCTGTCAAGAGTAAACAAATTCTTGACACATAGAAAATATCAACAAACCTTATATACTTGATACCCATAAACTATGTATTATAATTTCACTTCATGCgtaaaaactattaaaaaaacCCCTTATTCTTGACAACGGATTACTTGAAGCATAAAAACTTTCAAGTATaaatacttgacgctttttacctattaagtataattatacttgacgctTAAAAACTGCCAAGTAAACCTTCCTTATTCTTAACATTGGATTACTTGACACATTGAAAAACATCAAGTAAACCAATACTTGACAagtaaaaagcgtcaagtaaacccagttttgtagtagtgtgtCCATAAGGTTGATCTAACTTATTGTCCGTTATATATATGCAACTTTCACCTAACCTTTTTAATTacttaagaaaattaaattgtCCCAAAGTTGTAATTGTTCTAATCCAATACGATTAAGCCTGcataattgaatttactaataGCATTAAGATTAAAAGATTCTTAGGTGGATTGAAATTGATAAAGGGGAGACTTTCATTAACAATTTGGAGATTGAAAAAGTTTTCATTGAACACTTTAAAAGCACATTGATACTGGCGGATGTGAATAATGACTTGTTGAAAATCTTGATTGGGCTTCTATTTCTAAGAATGCTAAAAACAGTTATGTTTCCCATTCCATGAAAGTGAAATACTGACTACTTTGAAATCCTTTCAAAACAACAAAGCCCCTGAACCTAATGGTTTCACTATggaattttttaagaaaaccgATCTGGAGTACATTTAGGTTGAACATTTTGGAGATTTCCAAGGATTTTTCCACTCATGGCATCATCAATAAAGTTGTAAATGAATCTTACATTGCCTTTATTGCcaagaaagaaaaatgtaaCTCGACAACGGATTGCAAACCTATTAGTCTCACCACGACCCTCGACAAGTTTATTACAAAAACTATTGCTGATAAAATACTCAAAGCAACATTACTTGACACAATCTCAAAAAAACAAATGGGATTTGTTAAAGACAGACGAATCACGGATGCTATTCTCATTCCTAATGGCACTATTGACTACCGGAGAACCAAAAAAATCAAAGGGTTTGTGATAAAAGTTGACTTGGAAAAAACCTTTGACAAAATTAGCTGGCGCTTCATTGACTACGTACTggtgaaaaaagaaaacctcTCTTTATAGTAGAGAAAGTGGTAAAAAATCTTGTATTTAAATACTCCATTATTACCAATGGTAGACTTAGAGGGAAAATTCAACCCACTAGAGGAATTTGCCCAGGTAACCTCATATCATCATTCTTCTTTGTTATAGCTATGGACTATCTCAGTAGCCTTCTAATTAGATTGGGACATCAAACAAAATTAAGGGAGTTGactttttaaaaatgaataCACTAGAAGAATTATgctctttaatgtcgattggaaaaaatgaaaacggaGCTTTCATGTCGCTTCTTAAAATGTGGATGTTTAATGCcggttttaaatcgacattaaagagagagctttaatatcggtttaaaaccgatattaaagatatagttaattttagttttattttttaaaaacttaagtaccttctctcttactttactatTTTCTTTCTCACGATCCCATGCCATATGATTTCTTCCCTCTCCTTATCAATTTCTTCCATCTCTTCTCCATCTCACTTTCAACCCTATTTTCTCTAGTGAATAGTCATCGCGCACAcagtcgtcgtcgtcgtcgctCGTGCCTAGCCACCACCGCATCTGTCACTGTTGTGATCGTTCGTTGTCCGTTCATAGTCGTCGTTCCTCACGTTTGCGCGTTCGTGCCCAGCCCTCGTTACCACCATGCCCAGCCCTTTCGTCGACCACTAGCCGTTAAATAGCTTTTTCCACTCTTTCGTGACTTCGTCGACGTTCTTGCTGTTAAATCTCATTTTCAATacttcaatccttttttttctcGTAGGAAATTGGAGAACATAGTTTCATCCGAGGTTAGGGATTTTCTTTTGTGTTAAAGCACTTGAGTGTGGTTTTATCCCTTTAGGTTTAATATATACACATGTTCCATTAACTCtagaaattgaaattttgatatttaactGTTCTTCAAATGAATCATGAAGCGAACCTTTTAGGTGAAGCAAGTCAGACTCAAAGATGGCAAGGCTCTTGATGCTGACATTGTCATTGTGGAAACGACAGGTCCTTGATATTTTTGTTGCTTTTGGATATATAATAAAAGGAACAAGCTACTGGCTAGTTTCTCTCCATACTTATTTTGGCTACAATTATGGAATATGTCTCTTCTTGCTTTTGCTAGTCTCCAAAATGAATCCCCAATACTATTGATGATGATGCTTTTTAGATTTTTTACAAAATCAATGGGTAGTGAGAGCTAAGTTAAAATGATAACGATGATGAGATAATGATGATGCAGTCAGGTCTCAGTTCATTAGACAacatctcttcttcttttttagttATATTATTTTAAGTGTGTGGTAATTTTAACATGGTTATATAGCTTAAAACaatattataaaattatcaacaattttataaTATTGTTTTAAGCTATATAACTTATTTAGGTAAAAAGCTTTTGGTTTTAAGCTGTTAAAAAGTTCAATTTGTAATTGTTGCAATTATGAAGTTCTATTTTGGTTCCAATGCATACATCATTGTTTTTCATGAAAAATATTGACTATAGATGACGCTCCCATTTTTTATTAGAACtaatataaaacataaaaaaatttctcaCATGGACAATGGTAAAGATAAAATAATACCACGCATAGATAATGAAAGATCAAATTAACTAATATTTCATAACATCAGTAGTTGCCAATTTCTTCTAGCATTTCAAGATTCCTTTCTATAGGATATTTGCAGAATGCAAAAGAGATCATGGAAGTATCAAAGAGATACATAAAAGGTACGTTCTATTTCAATATGCTTTCTATTCATCTATTTAGGCTGTGAAGAATTGCACAAAgtatttttctctttcaaaattCATTTCTTTTTGGTGCAGAATAAATGAAATTCTCGAGTTTTTTGTTATCGAAAGCCATATATGACAGTTATAGCATTTGGGTTTACTGTTGTTGACATTTTTGAAGTCAATGACATTATGTCATCAAAAGGCTAGCATTTGAATGCCTTGTAAAAGCCTAGCAAGTTTCTCAAAGATATCATATTTGGATTACatttaaaatgttgaaaaatCTTCCCCCTTCTAAATTACTATACTTCACTTGCACTAAAGTTGTGGTTTTACTCTAAATTTGAACATAGTCAAGAGGCATCTGTATTTCTTCTTAAGTCTATAGCTATTATTTATTCTCACAACAATCTTTCGGTTTCCTTTCTCAGATTGTTCGAAGAAGAAGCTTGATTATTGAAGATTGATTTCACAAAGATGATGAACAAGAAGAAGATTAAAATGGAGAGAAGAAGAGGATGAAGATTAAAAGAACacaaaacttttcttttctttttgcctTTCAATTTTTGTAAAGATTTTACAAATGAAACTCGCACGTTGCAATCTCTTTTATATGTAGAAATTTAAAAAGGAAACAGCTGCTAGTTTGAGTTTCGAGGTTACAACAAAAGTAGGTTTCTATAAAAGTTGTGT encodes:
- the LOC103503936 gene encoding jacalin-related lectin 3-like isoform X2, whose protein sequence is MEDEVVVVKIGIRGCEEAPRPWDDGAHSTIRQIVITHDKCIHSVNIEYDNNGESIWKPKHGGNRGSTSEVVLDYPNEYLISIYGYYSDLAHIMEKRVPTPTTVIRSLTLESNRKTYGPFGMEEGTKYSFPIVEAKIVGFHGSSGWFLDAIGIYVQPISSSQLVQPAQHKFEITEVEINEHFSLGEYGGKDGEPWSETFQAIKQLLIHNDEHRIVSIQMEYVDENGHFVWSNKHGGDEGSPSQVVFEFPNEYLVSIHGYYKSELGTIVIRSLTFETSKTSYGPFGNEDGTNFSFPTAGLKIVGIHGRSNTSHLNAIGLLVTLIQRY
- the LOC103503936 gene encoding jacalin-related lectin 3-like isoform X3 yields the protein MINVSTQLTSSMTIMVNQFGSPSMVETGVPLLSDLAHIMEKRVPTPTTVIRSLTLESNRKTYGPFGMEEGTKYSFPIVEAKIVGFHGSSGWFLDAIGIYVQPISSSQLVQPAQHKFEITEVEINEHFSLGEYGGKDGEPWSETFQAIKQLLIHNDEHRIVSIQMEYVDENGHFVWSNKHGGDEGSPSQVVFEFPNEYLVSIHGYYKSELGTIVIRSLTFETSKTSYGPFGNEDGTNFSFPTAGLKIVGIHGRSNTSHLNAIGLLVTLIQRY
- the LOC103503936 gene encoding jacalin-related lectin 3-like isoform X1; amino-acid sequence: MEDEVVVVKIGIRGCEEAPRPWDDGAHSTIRQIVITHDKCIHSVNIEYDNNGESIWKPKHGGNRGSTSEVTTQQPLNYSLSSTSKYLFTLLESSDKLQVVLDYPNEYLISIYGYYSDLAHIMEKRVPTPTTVIRSLTLESNRKTYGPFGMEEGTKYSFPIVEAKIVGFHGSSGWFLDAIGIYVQPISSSQLVQPAQHKFEITEVEINEHFSLGEYGGKDGEPWSETFQAIKQLLIHNDEHRIVSIQMEYVDENGHFVWSNKHGGDEGSPSQVVFEFPNEYLVSIHGYYKSELGTIVIRSLTFETSKTSYGPFGNEDGTNFSFPTAGLKIVGIHGRSNTSHLNAIGLLVTLIQRY